GGCCATGCCGACCCGGTCTTCGTCCACGTGGTCACCGTGCCGTCAGCATCAGTCAGGGTGAACGAGGTCGCGGACAGCTTGGTCAGCACACTGCCATCCGCCGAGGCGTCGCCCTTCCCGGTGAACGACACCGGGTAGCTCGTCGCCGACCCGACCAGCTGGTACTCGGTCACGGTCGCGTCCGGGTCAGTCAGGGTCACCACCCCGGTCGTGGCGGAGTTGTCGGTCAGCGCCGTGTCGGCGTGCCCGGACGACGGGCCGGCCAGGTCCGCCACCCAGCCCGGCCCGAACACCCCGGAGGCGCCCGAGGTGTTGCTCGAGGGGTTCTTGGTGGTCAGGGTGCGGCCCACGCTCAGGCCGTCGCCGGTGAACTGGGACACCGCCGCGTCGGTCTCGTCGATGCTCAGGTCGCCCGTGAGCAGATCCACCGAGCCTGGCCCGAGGTCGGTGGCGGCGTTCTGGATGGCCTCGTTGTAGGTGACGACCGGGCTCGGGGAGCACACCGGGCTCGGGTCGCTGGAGCTGGTGCCCAGGCACGCCTCGACTCGCACCGGCTCCTGGGTGGGCGCCAGCGTGGTCTTCAGGTCCCACGTGTAGGACGGCAGCACCCCACCGGAGGCCTGCTGCGGCCACGACCCCGGATGTGTCGTCGTCCCGGGCACCACCACGTTGCCGACCGGGATCGGGGCGAACCCGAGCGCCGGGTTGCTGTTCGTGCCCGTGACACTCGGGTTCAAGGTGGTGGAGTACCGGTAGGTCACCCACGGCCGGGTGCTCGGCCCGGCGGCGGAGATGAGGGTGTATTGCGCGGTCTGGTCCCCGTCGTTCGGGGAGGTCAGCGCCGCCTGGCCGACGTTGAAGCTGTAGGTGGCCGAGGTGGTGTTCCCCGCGTTGTCCTGCGCGGTCACCTTGAACGAGTGCGGCCCGTTCAGCAGCGGCGTCGCCGAGGTCACCGTGAAGCTTGTGGTCGTCGTCGGCACGCTCACCGCGTTGTTCGCGTCCAGCTGGTAGCTGTAGCTGGCGAGGTCGCTGCTGGTGTCGGACCAGGAGATCGTCCCCGTGTTCGCCGACGTCCACGCTCCCGCCGGCCACGTGCTCGAGGAGATGCTCGGGGTCGCCGGCGCCGTGGTGTCCACGCTGAACACGTACCAGGCGGTCCATGGTCCGGTGTCGGTGCCGTCGTCGCCGCGGACCCGCCACTCATACGTCGACCCGTTCGCCAGCGTCCCGGACGGCACCTTCCAGGTCCCTGGCGCGTTGCTGTTCACGTTCGCCACCGTCCCCGAGGTCACCTCGGTCGTCGGGGAGGGGTTGTTCCCGGCCCACACCTCGAAGTCCAGCGTCTCGAACCCGCCGTCCACGTCATGGGCGACCGCGCGCAGGTCCGGGGTCCCCGACCGGGTCAACGCCGGAGAGGCGCACGCCGTAGTGCACGAGTCGATCAGCAGCTGGTCCGGCACCAGCGGCGGGGTGTTGTAGGTGACCGACAGGGTCGGGTTGTTCGCGAACTTCTTCCACCCCGCCACATCGCTCTCGGTTGCCGTCGCCGAGCGCAGCTCGAACGGATACGTCGACTGCGACGCCGCCACATCCGCCGCCACCGCGCTGGTGACCGTGAAGTTCACGCTGCCCTGCGGGCAGTTCACGCTGTCGAACCCCTTCGCCACCGTCTGCGTGTCCAACGCCGACCCCACGCTCGCCTGGGTGTTCCACGTCGTCGTCGAGTCGAACCCGCTCACCGCGTACACCGCGACCGGGGAGGCGGTGCACGACGAGGAGTACGCCTCCAGCGTCTGCAACGTCGCCGACAGGATGTGCTTACCGGTGAGGTCCTGGGTGAACGCGAACAGCGACCGGTTCAGCTCCGTCCCATCCGGTGACCCCACCCGGGCGTACGCGGAGGAGTTGTAGAAGCTCGTGGTCGGGTTCGTCGACTGCACATACGTCCACGCCGACCGGGCGATCGTGGTGGACGGGTCCAGCGTCACCGGGTACACCGTCGACGGGTCCGTCAAGAACGCCTGGTCCGGCGCCAGCGTCAACGCCGGGGCACCCTTCGTCCCGCCGAGCCCCCACTCCAGCTCCCGGGAATGCTTCGCCTCACCGGACCTCGCGTCCGTCGTCGCGTCGTACGCCTGCCCGGCGGAGGCGTACACCACCACGTTGCCCTTCGCGTCCGCCAGGCTCACCCCGCCATGACCCTTCGTGGCGGTCAACCCCGTCAACGACACCGGCAACGCCAGCGACAACGCCGAGGCCGGCGCCGAGCGCAGCACCATGGACAGCTCGAACCCGGTCGAGGTCGCGGTCAGCACCAGGTCCCCGTCCGCGCCCGGCACCGCGCCCGCATACGTCGCCGTATCCCCGGACAGGGTCGGGGTCGGCAACGTCGACGGCCACGACACGCTCACCTTGCTCTTGCCCGGCCCGCCCAACGTGACCAGCGGACCGCTTCCACCGTCCGAGAACACCAGGTCCTGCGGCACCGCCGCCGGGACCACCCCCGCCTTGCCCGCCACCAGCGTCGTGTCGATCGCCTGCCACGACCCATCGCTGGCCTGCACCCGCACCGGCAACTGGTTGGTCTCCGTGGTCACCGTCCCGTCCGGGTTCGCGAACGTCTGCGACACCTCCGTGCGCTGCGAGGTGTCCTCCACCCGATGCTTCAACAACCGCGCCGCCAACGCCGCCGACACCCAGTCCGGGCGCTCATAGGTCTCCGGCGTCGACGCCGCGGCAGCCGCCTGAACCGTCCCTGTGTCAGCCGCCGGCGCCGCATGAGCAGCAGGCGCCCCGGCCATCGACACCACCACCGCCGCGGACACCACGGCGATCACCGGCAGCCGCAACCCCCCACGAACGAAGCGGCGACGAACGAGGACACCACGACCACGAGCAGCCACAGACCACTCCACGATCTCGGCTGCCGCCACCGACGCCAGCCCCCGGACGAGTGACCACGGGCACTGACGGTCCGCGATCACTCACTCAGCGTGTGCTGAACTTGGGGCCGAACGTAGAGTTCCTGTGCGTTCGCTGTCAATGATCTACGGGTGAACGTTCAGATCGGAGTTACCCGATGGCAACAGAACTTGCTGCGCACATGGTCCGCACGGCCTCGACGATGTTCGCGGCTCACGGCTATAGCGCGGTCTCGGTGAGAACCATCGCGAACGCTGTGCATGCGGATGTCGCTGCGATCTACTACTACTTCCGGTCCAAGGACGCCCTGCTCGCCGCAGTTCTCGCGCCCTACCTTGCTCAGCAAATCAGTGTCACCGAGACGGCGAACGCTGCCCCCAGAGCCCAGCGAGCTCGAACCCTGCTGACCGGCCTCGTCGACGCGCGCGTCACCCATCCGGAGGCAGCAGCCATAGTGAACGATCCGGCGATAAGGGACTTGCCCCGGCGTCGAGCCGAAATCGAGCACGTCAACTCTCAGGCGACCCACAGTTTGCTAATCACGACCACCGGCCGGGGGGCCAGGCAGCGCGTTGAACTCGCGCTGACGCTTGTGGCGCATGGGCCGGTGACGGCACGATCTCGTTCACACACGTTGGACGCGGCAGTACGGCTCATCGAGGTCGTCTAGAGACTCGCACCGCCCGGAAGCCGCGTCCGACCTTGACCTGACCCAGCGGGCGACGAGGCCCTGCAGGCGCTCGTCCACCTGGCTACCCAGGAGCTCGACGGACGGGATCCGCCCAGGGCCCTGTCACCTACCACCGCCGACTCACCGATCGGCCGGGTGATCACCGAAGCGAATCGGGCTTCCGCGGCGCGGGGCGCGGACCGCCGCTGATCCTGGGCCTTGTTGATGTGGGAACGTCGGTGGGAACGGACTGCACAGAAGTGGACGGCACCAGCTGTCATGGGGTGTCAGGGGGAACGGCCTCTGACCTGCGGAAACGTCACCCGGGATCATGGGGTGTCACCGTCTGGCAGGCTTGGGCCCTGACTCATAATCCGTCGGTCGTGGGTTCGAGCCCCACCCGTCCCATGGATGAGGGTTGACGACGACGAGTTCGGAACAGTCACAGGTCGCCATCTCGGTGACGACTCTGACCAAGCGGTTCGGCGATCGGGTGGCGTTCGAGGATGTCAGCCTCGAGGTGGGGCGAGGCGAGGTGTTCGGGTTCCTCGGCCCCAACGGGGCCGGGAAGACGACCATGGTGCGAACCCTCGGTGCCCTGATCGCTCCTACGTCGGGATCTGCGACCGTGGCCGGCCTCGCCCTGACAGAAGAGAACGCGGTCAGCATCCGGGACCGCATCGCGGTCATGCCTGAGACACCCGGGCTGTACCTGCGCCTGACCGTCGCCGAGAACCTCGAATGCTTCGCCGGGCTGTACGGGGTCCGCGACCCGCATGCCCGCATCGCCCACGTTCTCTCGGCGGTGGGCCTGACCGACCGAGCCGCCGAACCCTGCGGGAAGCTGTCGAAGGGTCTGCGCCAACGCGTGAGCCTCGCGCGGGTCATGCTCAACGACGCCGAGGTCGTGTTCCTGGACGAGCCGACCTCCGGCCTGGACCCCGAGGCCTCGCGGGAGGTGTACGAGATCATCCAGGGACTCGGTGACCGCGGGGTCACCGTCTTCCTGACCACCCATCGCCTGGACGAGGCCGAGCGCCTGTGTCATCGAGTCGCGTTGCTCAACACCACGTTGCGCGCCGTCGGTCGGCCCGACGAGCTCAGGGCCCGTCTGTTCGGGGCCGGGGTGGAGATCAGAACCCGGCTTCCCCTCGCTGACCCGGCCGGGGTGTTCGCCGGGCTGCCGGGGGTCGACGCGTGGGAGCAGCAGGGGCCGACCACGTACCTGCTGACGGTGAGCGACGCCTCGGCGTCAGCACCCGAAGCAGTCCGGGCGCTGGTCGCGGCCGGCGCCGACGTCTTGTCCCTGACCCAGTCACGCCACTCCCTGGAGGACGTGTACCTGAGCCTGATCAGCGGCGACACCGAGCAGGGCGAGCCGTGAGCGTCGATGCCGGGAGGATCCGTGCGATCTACCGCAAGGAGCTCCGTGAGTACCGCCGGACCAGCACGATCGTGGCCACGATGATGGCCCTGCCCGTCGGCGTGGCCACCTTCCCGTTGCTGTTCGTGCTCTCGATGCCCACCTCGGCCGCGCACACCCTCCAGGGCGATCCGCTCATCGTCCTGTTGGGGATCCCGGCCCTCGTGCCCACGACGATCGCCGCGTATGCCGTCGTCGGCGAGCGGACGCAGGGGTCCTTGGAACCGGTCCTGACCACGGCCATCCCCGGTGACGAGCTGCTGCTCGCCAAGGCACTGGCCGCGCTCCTGCCCTCACTCGTCGTCTCCTACGGAGTCTTCGCCCTGTTCGCGCTCATCACCACGGTGTTCGCCCACCCGGGCGTGGCGGCCGCCGTTCTGAGCTGGCAGGACGTGTCGGTGCAGATCCTGTTCACGCCGTTGCTGGCAGTCCTGACCATCTGGATCGGCATCGCCGTCTCGACCCGCACCACGGACGTCAGGGTGGCTCAACAACTGGCCGCCCTGGCCGGCCTCCCGATACTCCTCGTCTGCTACCTGGTCGCCTTCGACGTCATTCCCGCGTCGATCGCGGTCGCCGTCGTCCTGGCTGTGGTCCTCGTCGTCGCTGACCTTCTCGGCTGGCGGGTCGTCTCGGTGGCCTTCGACCGAGAACGACTGATCACCAGCACTCGCTGACCGCACGAGTCGGGGCCGATCTCCTACGGTGTGGCCGTGATCACCGCTGCGCACGTCCTGCTGTTCAGCTCCGACGCAGAGGCCGACCGGGCGTTCCTCCGTGACGTCCTGGGCTGGCCGTTCGAGCGCGCCGGCGGCCCGGGGGACGACTGGCTCATCTTCCGGCTGCCTCCCGCCGAGGTCGCCGTGCACCCCACCGAGGGCGAGCCCACCGCGCAGCTGCATCTCATGTGCGACGACCTGACGGCGACACTGGCCGAGCTGGCCGCCCACGGAGTCCGGCCGACCGCCGAGCCCCGGGACCTGGGCTGGGGGATCTTCACGACGATCCCGATGCCCAGCGGAGCAGAGCTGGGCCTGTACGAGCCGAGGCACCGCACGGCCCACCAGCTCTGAGCAGCGGGGGAGGACCTTCGGCTCTGCCGCGGCGGCGGGACGGGGTCCGAGGCTGGGAAAGGTTCGAGGCTTGGGGAAGGACCGCGAGGCGAGGAGTCGACCATGGCCCAGGTGCTCGTGGCGTACGCCACCAAGAACGGCTCCACCGAGCAGGTCGCGAGGGTCGTCGCGGGAGTGATGGGCGAGGCGGGGGCCCGGGTCGACGTACGCCCTGCCGGCGCGGTCAAGGAAACGCTCGAGCGCTACTCACTCGTCGTGCTGGGCGGAGCCCTCTACCGCGGCCGGTGGCACCGCGATGCCCGACGCTTCCTCCGCCGGCATCGTGGCGATCTCGTGCACCGCCGCGTGGCGGTCTTCGGGATGGGGCCGCGCGAGGACGACGGGGCGGCCTGGCAGCGTTCGCGCACCCAGCTGGACAACGCCTTGGCCAGGTACCCGACGCTGACGCCGACGTCCGTCGCCGTCTTCGGCGGGGTCGACCCCAAGGGGCGCAAGGGGGCGCGGCGCGACCTGCGGGACTGGGACGCGATCAGGGCATGGGCGTACGCGCTGCTCGCGACGAAGCCGACCGACCAGGGCCTGCTGCCGTAGCCTCGCGTCCGGCCCGGCGCGGCGGCATGAAGACGAGGACGACGGCGACCGCGACCACCATCACGCCACCGCTGATCGCGGCTGTCACGTGCATCGCGTGGATGAAGGCGTCGCTGGCCGCGTGCAGCAGCGCGAGCCCACGGTCGGGGAGCAGGGCGGCGAGTTTCGTAACAACGACTTGCGTGGCGCCGATGGACTCTCCGGCGGGTCGGCGTACCGGAGCGGGCAGCACCGACAGCGACGAGGTGATCTGAGAGCGGTACACCGTCGACAGGACCGACCCGAGCACGGCGACCCCCAGAGCTCCGCCGACCTGCCGGACGGTGCTGTTGACCGACGAGCCGGCGCCCGCGCGCTGGGGCGGCAGGCTCTCGAGGACCACGGTCGTCGCCGGCGCCATGGCCAGCCCGAACCCGACACCCAGCCCGAACAGGATCGTCTCGAGCACCCACACCGAGGTAGCCAGGTCGACGACGGTGAACGACCCGAACGACAAGCCGATGAGGGCCAGCCCCGACGCGCACACGGCCCGCGGCCCGAACCGTGCGGTCAGCACCGAGCTGAGCGGGGCGAACACTCCGATCCCCACGGCCAGCGGCAGCAGCATGCTGCCGGCCCGCAGCGGGCTGTACCCGCGGTCGAACTGCAGGTAGTACGTGCCGAAGAGCATGACCCCGAAGAGCGCGAACGCCACGAGCGTCAGGGCCGTGACCGCGGATGAGAACGACGGGTTGCGGAACCAGGTCATGTCCAGCGCCGCGTCCGGGTTGCGGCGCTCGATGAGCACGAACCAGGCGAGGACGGCGACTCCGGCGAGCATCGAGAGGAGGACACGGGGGCTGGTCCAGTCGGAGCTCTCCCCGGCGCGGATCAGCCCGTAGACGAGGAGCACGAGGCCGGCGACCGCGAGCAGCACGCCGCGTACGTCGAGGTCGCGCGGGTGGTCGTCGCGGGACTCCGGGACGAGGACGGCGATCCCGACCAGTCCCGCCGCCACGATCGGGACGTTGATGAGGAACACCGAGCCCCACCAGTAGCCCGCGTCGAGCAAGGCTCCGCCCACCAACGGGCCGATGCCCACCGCCAGCCCGCTGAAGCCCGCCCAGATCGCGATCGCGCGTCCTCGTTCGGCGCCGTCGAAGACGTTGGTGATGATGGCCAGCGTCGCAGGGAACACGGCGGCGGCACCGCAGCCCATGACCACGCGCATCGCGATGAGCCGGTCTGGCGTCGCGGCGTACGCCGACGCGAGCGAGCCGAGCCCGAACAGCAGCAAGCCCCAGAACAGGACCCTTCGCCGGCCGATGAGGTCGCCGGTGACGCCGTACGGGAAGAGCAGCGCGGCGAAGGCCAGGGTGTAGCCGTCGATGATCCATTCCTGCTGGCTCTGCGTGGCACCCAGCTCCTCCTGGATGCTCGGCAGAGCCACGTTGAGCACCGTGTTGTCCAGCGTCACGACGAGGATGCTCACCACGAGGACACCGAGGATCGCCCAGCGCCTCCGGTGGACCAGGCTGGAGGCGTCGCCAACGCCGGTCTCGGCGACGACCATGCCACCAGCGTGACCCGCCTGGCGGCTGGACCCCAGGGCCGAACGACCCGATCATGAGGGCGTCACCAGCCAGGTGACCTTGGTCTCTAGCCATCCGGGTGAGGGGTACGCACCGTTGGCGGTGGAAGACCCGGTCGTGGAGGTGATCGGTGATGTCCAGCTCCGCAGGTCTCTCGGCGCTTCCCGGCGCTCCCGCTCCTGACCACCACACGCTGCTGAGCCGTCGGCTGCGCCGCGTCGGACTCGTCGTGTTCTTCGCGTCCGTCGCGATCAACGCCCTCATCGGGATCGCCGCGCTGCTGGTTCCGCACCCCGGAGAGCACGTGGGCAAGGTCCTCGGCACCTCGGTCACGGTGACCGTGGCCGTGCTCGCGATCCTCGTGTGCGCGCCCGCCCTCGAACGGCGGGCCATGTGGCCGGTCCCGCTGGTCGCCGTGGTGTCCGTCCTCGTGACGTTCGCCCTGTTCCAGGTCGTCATCTGGAGCACCTTCGCCAGTGACTCCTGGGGGAACGCGCTGGGCACGGTCGCGGTGGTCGCCGTCGCAAGCGTGCTGCTCTGCGTCCTCGCCCTGGCCCGGCTCGCTCCCCGTTTCCGGGTCGTCATGCTGGCCACGACGGTGCTCACGCTCCTGGCCGCTGCGATGGTCATCGTCGCCATCTGGGTGCAGCCGAGCGGTACGCCCTTCGGCCGCCTCCTCGGCGTCGTCATGGTGCTGCTCGCCGCGGGCGTGGTGAGCATGCCGGTCCTGCACCGGATCAGCGCACCGGAGCTGCGTCAGGAGGCGCTCGCCGGGGTGGACGTGGGCTACTGCCCGTTCTGCGGCCACGGCATCGAGCCTCTCGAGGTCGGTGCGCACGGAACCTGCCCGGCCTGCCACCGGGAGTTCGCCGTCCAGGCCTGACCCAGACCGGCTGTTCGCCCGCCGGCTACGCGGGCGACACCTGGGCGGGCGCGCGGCGGAGGTCGCTCACGAGCCGAAGGCCGTACACCGTCGCCGCGGCCAAGGCGACCGGCGCGGCGCTCAGCCACTGCCCCGCTCCGGAGCCGCCCTGGGTCACCAGGGCGTCAACGCCCAGCGCGAGGGTCCAGACCCCAGCCGCGCCGAACAGGCACATGGCGATGGTGTCCACCACCGAGCCGGGCAGCAGGGCCCAGCGCCGGCGCCCGTCGGGTCGGCGGCGCAGGGCCCAGAAGAGCGCGAGCGCCACGGCACCGAGCAGACCCATTGCGATCCGGTACGTCACGACCTCGCCGGCCCAGTCCTCGATCGCGGCGGCCCGGCAGCTCGTCGCGTGCGGGCTGAGCGCGAGCCAGCGAGCGCAGTCGGCGGGGGCGAGCACCTGGTCGGGCCGTACCGCGGCCAGCGCGCCGTTGCCGCCGATGAGCCCGATGACCAGCGCGATGACCCCGCTGGCACCCACCGCGAGCGCCCCGACGGCTCCGAGCAGCAGCGCGGTCGCGAACACCTCCCGGACCAGCACGCGCAGCGGTACGCCCTGCCGGCGGGCCTCGGCACCCACGACCTCGTGCACCGGCCCGAAGCGGTCGACGGCGGCCCGCTCGGCCGCGGTGCGCTCCAGTCCGGCCGCCACCCCACGCTCGGTCTCGTCCCGCAGATGCTCCTCGGCCTCGGCGAGCAGGTGGCGGGCCTCGCGCGGCGGCAGCGCGCCCGCCTGCGCGAAGAGCTGGTCCAGGTAGGCCTCCAGCGGGGAGTCGCTCATGCCGGGCTCGCCGCGGGATTGTCGGCGAGGCCGATCGGGCGCAGCACGCGGTCGACCGCGGCGCGCAGCGCGTGCCAGTCACGGGTCTGCGCGCGCAGCGCCGTACGGCCGTCCGGGGTGATCCGGTAGACCCGCCGCCGGCGGCCCGAGACGGGCTGCCAGTCGCTGGCCAGCAGACCCTGGTCCTCGAGGCGGTGCAGCGCCGGGTAGACCGAGCCCTCGGCGAGGTCGAGGAAGCCCTCGCTGCGCTCGCGCAGGGTGGAGATCACCTCGTAGCCGTGCCCGGGGGAGTCGGCGAGCGCGCCGAGCAGCACCAGGTCGAGCTGGCCACGCAGCCGGTCGGTCGACATACCTCGATGGTCTAGGTAATGTCGGCCCGCGTCAAGGTCAGTCGCCGGCGAGGTCGCGGCGGGCGAACCCGATGCCCCCGACCACCATGGCCGCGGCGCCTAGGGCCAGCACGACGGCGTTGCGGCCCCAGTCCGGTGCGATCGCGGGGGCGGCGCTCATGTGGTGCAGGATCGACAGGTCGAGCAGCCAGTGGTTGGCGTTGACGACGCCGCCGATCAGCTCGACGAGGAAGGACCAGGCGACGACGCCGTACGCCGCCAGCGCGGTCCCCCTCGGCCAGAAGCCCATCGCCAGGGCTCCGACTCCCACGACGAGGACGCCCGGCGGCAGGACGTTGAGGGAAGCACCCAGCAGCGACGGCAGCCCCAGGCTGGAGTTCTGCAGCGCGGCCCCGATCCACGTGCCGAGGCCCGCGGCCAGCCCGACGGCTGCGACGAGCGCGAGCGCGATCGCCAGCCGCCCGGTGAACCACGCGGTCCGCGAGTACGGGCGCACCAGGATGTGGTCGAGTCGCCCGCTGGACTCCTCCGCCCGCGTCGCCCCGGCCTGGACGGCGGCCACCAGGGACACCATGGTCGCGATGATGAGGAAGGCCAGCCCGAGGTAGACCTTCGCGCTGGCCCCGGCCGCCCCCAGCTTCGAGACGATGCTGCTGATCGTCGAGTTCCCGGCGAGGGACTCACCAGCCGACTTCGCGATGCTGCCGAGCAGCAGCCCCCAGACGACCGCCCCGGCCGCCCAGGCGAGCGCCACCGGCCGGGTCAGCCGCACACCGAGGCGGGTCGGCCCGCCCAGCAGCGCCGTGCGCGCCCGGGCGTCCTGGCGGTCCGGCATCGTGGAGGCGCCGAGGTCACGGCGGCCGGCCAGCTCGACGGTGGCGACCACCGCCGCGGCGATGAGGGCGAGGATCGGCACGAGCGGCGCCACCTCGTCCCCGGCCAGCGGTCGCAGCTGCTCCACCCACCCGAGGGGGGTCAGCCAGCGAAGCCAGTCCAGGCCGACGCCGGAGTCGGCGACCATGCGCAGCCCGTACGCCACCCCGAGCACCGCCCCGCACCACGCCGCCGCCTGCCGACGTGTCGGCGCCAGCTGGCTGGCCAGTGCGCCGAGGGCGAGGAACATGGCCGCCGAGCAGACGAGGGACAGCGCCAGGAACAGCGCCGGCCCGGCCCCGACCCCGACCTTCGAGGAACGCCCGACCGCGACGGCGGCGACGGCGGGGATCGCCCAGAGCACGACGATGCCGATGCCGAGCCCGACGAGGGCCTGGGCCGCGGCGCGCCGGCGCGTGGTCCGTCCGGAGAGCAGGTGCTCCCATCGTCCGGCGTCCTCCTCGCCGCGCAGCAGCTTGGTGCCGAGGAGCAGCCCCCACACGGCACCGGCGATGCTCAGCACGCCGAGGGTGCGCCACGCGGTGAACCCGGCCACCGTGTCGATGGCGTGCGCGGGGCCGATGATCGCCGACACGGCCGGGTTGGAGCCCAGGGACTGCGCCAGCCGGTCGCGCTCGGCCTGCGTGGGATAGGCCGAGGCGTAGCCGAGGGCGGACGCGGCGACGTACAGCGCGAACACCGCCCCCCAGAGCAGTGCCGACCGGCCGGCCTGCCTGCTCGTCTGGACGCCCACCACCGCCCCGGGGCGCCGGGTGGTCGGCTGGACGACGGTCGCCGCGCTCATGGGGCGGTCCCGCCCTCGCCGTCGCCGTAGTGGGCGAGGAACAGCTCCTCGAGGGAGGGCTCCCGGCTCAGCAGCTCACGAACTCCCGCGTGAGCCAGGGTCTCCAGCAGCGGCTGGACCGGTCCGGTGACCTGGCAGCGGGCGGTCCGACCGCTCACCTCGACCTTGGTGACGCCGGGTACGGCCGACAGGTCCGGCACCGGCCCGTCGAAACTCGCCTCGACGGTGAGCGCCGCGAGATGGCGCAGCTCGGCGAGGGTGCCCTGGTCGACCAGCACCCCTCGGCGCAGGATCCCGACCCGGTCGCAGAGCGCCTCCACCTCGCTCAGGATGTGCGAGGACAGGAAGACGGTCTGTCCCCGCACGCGGGCCTCGGCGACGCAGCCGCGGAACACCTGCTCCATCAGCGGGTCCAGGCCGGCGGTCGGCTCGTCGAGCAGCAGCAGGTCGGCGCGCGTCATCAGGGCCGCGATGAGCACGACCTTCTGCCGGTTGCCCTTCGAATAGGCCCGGACCTTCTTGGACGGGTCGAGGTCGAAGCGCTCGATCAGCTCGGCGCGGTACGCCGGGTCGGCCGCGCCCTGGACCTTCCCGAGCAGGGTGAGGGTCTCGCTGCCGGTCAGCGACGGCCACAGGTTGGCCTCCCCGGGGACGTAGGCCACGCGGCGGTGCGCGTCCACCGTGTCGCGCAGCGCGTCCAGCCCGAAGATCTCGGCCCGCCCGGAGGTGGGCCGGATCAGCCCCAGCAGCAGCCGGATCGTGGTCGTCTTCCCCGCCCCGTTGGGCCCGAGGTAGCCGAACACCTCGCCAGGGGCGATCTCGAGGTCGAGGTCGGCGAGCGCCCGGACGCCGCCGA
The DNA window shown above is from Actinomycetes bacterium and carries:
- a CDS encoding helix-turn-helix domain-containing protein, which encodes MVRTASTMFAAHGYSAVSVRTIANAVHADVAAIYYYFRSKDALLAAVLAPYLAQQISVTETANAAPRAQRARTLLTGLVDARVTHPEAAAIVNDPAIRDLPRRRAEIEHVNSQATHSLLITTTGRGARQRVELALTLVAHGPVTARSRSHTLDAAVRLIEVV
- a CDS encoding ABC transporter ATP-binding protein, which gives rise to MTTLTKRFGDRVAFEDVSLEVGRGEVFGFLGPNGAGKTTMVRTLGALIAPTSGSATVAGLALTEENAVSIRDRIAVMPETPGLYLRLTVAENLECFAGLYGVRDPHARIAHVLSAVGLTDRAAEPCGKLSKGLRQRVSLARVMLNDAEVVFLDEPTSGLDPEASREVYEIIQGLGDRGVTVFLTTHRLDEAERLCHRVALLNTTLRAVGRPDELRARLFGAGVEIRTRLPLADPAGVFAGLPGVDAWEQQGPTTYLLTVSDASASAPEAVRALVAAGADVLSLTQSRHSLEDVYLSLISGDTEQGEP
- a CDS encoding ABC transporter permease subunit, yielding MSVDAGRIRAIYRKELREYRRTSTIVATMMALPVGVATFPLLFVLSMPTSAAHTLQGDPLIVLLGIPALVPTTIAAYAVVGERTQGSLEPVLTTAIPGDELLLAKALAALLPSLVVSYGVFALFALITTVFAHPGVAAAVLSWQDVSVQILFTPLLAVLTIWIGIAVSTRTTDVRVAQQLAALAGLPILLVCYLVAFDVIPASIAVAVVLAVVLVVADLLGWRVVSVAFDRERLITSTR
- a CDS encoding VOC family protein, whose protein sequence is MITAAHVLLFSSDAEADRAFLRDVLGWPFERAGGPGDDWLIFRLPPAEVAVHPTEGEPTAQLHLMCDDLTATLAELAAHGVRPTAEPRDLGWGIFTTIPMPSGAELGLYEPRHRTAHQL
- a CDS encoding flavodoxin domain-containing protein, with protein sequence MAQVLVAYATKNGSTEQVARVVAGVMGEAGARVDVRPAGAVKETLERYSLVVLGGALYRGRWHRDARRFLRRHRGDLVHRRVAVFGMGPREDDGAAWQRSRTQLDNALARYPTLTPTSVAVFGGVDPKGRKGARRDLRDWDAIRAWAYALLATKPTDQGLLP
- a CDS encoding DHA2 family efflux MFS transporter permease subunit translates to MVVAETGVGDASSLVHRRRWAILGVLVVSILVVTLDNTVLNVALPSIQEELGATQSQQEWIIDGYTLAFAALLFPYGVTGDLIGRRRVLFWGLLLFGLGSLASAYAATPDRLIAMRVVMGCGAAAVFPATLAIITNVFDGAERGRAIAIWAGFSGLAVGIGPLVGGALLDAGYWWGSVFLINVPIVAAGLVGIAVLVPESRDDHPRDLDVRGVLLAVAGLVLLVYGLIRAGESSDWTSPRVLLSMLAGVAVLAWFVLIERRNPDAALDMTWFRNPSFSSAVTALTLVAFALFGVMLFGTYYLQFDRGYSPLRAGSMLLPLAVGIGVFAPLSSVLTARFGPRAVCASGLALIGLSFGSFTVVDLATSVWVLETILFGLGVGFGLAMAPATTVVLESLPPQRAGAGSSVNSTVRQVGGALGVAVLGSVLSTVYRSQITSSLSVLPAPVRRPAGESIGATQVVVTKLAALLPDRGLALLHAASDAFIHAMHVTAAISGGVMVVAVAVVLVFMPPRRAGREATAAGPGRSASSRAARTPMP
- a CDS encoding permease prefix domain 1-containing protein, yielding MSDSPLEAYLDQLFAQAGALPPREARHLLAEAEEHLRDETERGVAAGLERTAAERAAVDRFGPVHEVVGAEARRQGVPLRVLVREVFATALLLGAVGALAVGASGVIALVIGLIGGNGALAAVRPDQVLAPADCARWLALSPHATSCRAAAIEDWAGEVVTYRIAMGLLGAVALALFWALRRRPDGRRRWALLPGSVVDTIAMCLFGAAGVWTLALGVDALVTQGGSGAGQWLSAAPVALAAATVYGLRLVSDLRRAPAQVSPA
- a CDS encoding helix-turn-helix transcriptional regulator is translated as MSTDRLRGQLDLVLLGALADSPGHGYEVISTLRERSEGFLDLAEGSVYPALHRLEDQGLLASDWQPVSGRRRRVYRITPDGRTALRAQTRDWHALRAAVDRVLRPIGLADNPAASPA
- a CDS encoding ABC transporter permease subunit, with amino-acid sequence MSAATVVQPTTRRPGAVVGVQTSRQAGRSALLWGAVFALYVAASALGYASAYPTQAERDRLAQSLGSNPAVSAIIGPAHAIDTVAGFTAWRTLGVLSIAGAVWGLLLGTKLLRGEEDAGRWEHLLSGRTTRRRAAAQALVGLGIGIVVLWAIPAVAAVAVGRSSKVGVGAGPALFLALSLVCSAAMFLALGALASQLAPTRRQAAAWCGAVLGVAYGLRMVADSGVGLDWLRWLTPLGWVEQLRPLAGDEVAPLVPILALIAAAVVATVELAGRRDLGASTMPDRQDARARTALLGGPTRLGVRLTRPVALAWAAGAVVWGLLLGSIAKSAGESLAGNSTISSIVSKLGAAGASAKVYLGLAFLIIATMVSLVAAVQAGATRAEESSGRLDHILVRPYSRTAWFTGRLAIALALVAAVGLAAGLGTWIGAALQNSSLGLPSLLGASLNVLPPGVLVVGVGALAMGFWPRGTALAAYGVVAWSFLVELIGGVVNANHWLLDLSILHHMSAAPAIAPDWGRNAVVLALGAAAMVVGGIGFARRDLAGD